Proteins from one Thermococcus sp. M36 genomic window:
- a CDS encoding M67 family metallopeptidase produces MRLVIPRDYLEKIVKTAKNSAAEVCGFLFGGTDGGSLTVKEIRFVTNRLNSPTAFEMEPLEMVEAIDGAEEGGLEVIGIFHSHLNCPPRPSGKDLRGMNLWPVVWLIVTPEGEARAWVLKDEGIEEVEIVHPEVARGMFGEMEQQRNSKD; encoded by the coding sequence ATGAGACTGGTTATCCCCAGGGACTACCTCGAAAAAATTGTCAAAACGGCAAAAAACTCCGCGGCGGAAGTCTGCGGCTTCCTTTTCGGTGGGACGGACGGGGGCAGTCTAACTGTCAAAGAAATCCGATTCGTGACCAACAGGCTAAACTCCCCCACAGCTTTTGAGATGGAGCCCCTTGAAATGGTCGAGGCGATAGACGGGGCTGAGGAGGGGGGTCTCGAGGTCATTGGGATTTTCCACTCCCACCTCAACTGTCCACCGAGGCCGAGCGGGAAGGATTTGAGGGGGATGAATCTTTGGCCGGTCGTCTGGCTCATCGTAACTCCAGAGGGAGAAGCGAGGGCGTGGGTTTTGAAGGATGAGGGAATAGAAGAAGTTGAAATTGTACACCCAGAAGTAGCGCGTGGCATGTTTGGAGAAATGGAACAGCAGAGGAATTCGAAAGACTAA